CGGATCGTCGGTCCAGCCCAGCAGGATCAGGCGTGCCGGATCGACGCCGGCCTCCTGGAAGCGCACGCGCAGCGCAGCGGCGGTGTCGGCGCAGTCCAGCGGCTTGTCCTTCAAAAGTAGGCGCGACGCCGGTGTCCGGCGCAGCACCTCCGCCCACAGCCGGATCGTACCATCGGACAGCTTGGCCAGCTTGTTGAAGGAGCCGAAGGTAATGACCCCGGCCGCCTCGGCCGGCAGCGGCACCACGGCGGGGGCATCGGCCGGGGGGCGGAAGCATAGGAAGGGGGCCGGCAGGCGCAGGAGCCGCTCGGCGGCGTGGGCGTCGGCCGGGCCGGGCGGATCGCTGATCGCATCCACCAGCCGGTAATCGACCGCCTCCATGCCAGTGGTGTTGGGATAGCCCAGCCACGTCATCTGCACCGGCGCCGGACGCAGGGCCAGAGCCGGCAGCCGGTTCAAGCCGGAATGGCCGGCAAGGTCGACCAGGATGTCGATGCCGTCGGCGCGCACCCGGGCGGCCAGGGCGGCATCGTCGAGGCCGTGCACGCTGTGCCAGCCGTCGGCCTTCTCCTTGAAATAGGGCGTCAGGCGGTCGCCGGCGCCATCAGGCAGGTTTGAGTAGCAGTGGATTTCGAACGCCGAGCGGTCATGGCCGTCGAACAGCGGCGTCAGGAAATAGCCGCCCAGATGGGTGCGGAACTCCACCGACAGATACCCGATGCGCAGCCGGCGCGCCGGATCGGGCCGGTTGGCGTGCGGCGGAAGCGGTTGGCCACGCCGGCCATAGGCCGCCTCGAAGCGCCGGTGCTCGTCCAGCAGCCGTTCGCCCGGCAGGTCCAGATAGTTCAGGCACAAAAGCCGCTGGCTGAGCAGGCTGGGCCGTCCCGCCAAGCGCTCCACGGCTTCTTGGAACCAGACGGCGGCCTCCGGGGCGTTGCCCTCGTTCTGCAGATTGATGCCGAGGTTGAAGGCGACTTCGCTCTGGCCGGGGTCGAGGGTCATCACGCGGCGCCAATGCCGGCTGGCCGCTCCGAAGCGGTCGTGGGCGCTGTCCAGATTGCCAAGGCCGATGAATGGGCTGGCATAGTCCGGCTGCAGCGCGGCGGCAGCCCGGCATGCGCGCTCGGCCTCGGCAATCCGGCCAAGGTCGATCAGGGCGAAGGCCAGATTGTTCCAGACCTTCGCCTCGAAGGGGGCTTGGGCAAGCACGCGGCGGTAGAGGGCGGCGGCCTCCGCCAGCCGCCCGGCCATATGGGCCTCGACGGCCAGCGACAGCGGCGGCGCGCCGGACGGTTGACCGGACGCGGCTGGAGAGGCCGTCATGGTTCGAGTCCCCTTTGCCCTGGGTTCAGCCGGCCAGCTGAGCCTCGACGCGTTCGCAGAGGTGGTGATAGAGGCAGAGATGAGCCTGCTGGATCAGCGGCGTGGAGCGCGACGGCACGTCGAGCAGGATGTCGCTCAATCCCGCCAGCTTGCCGCCGCCCTCCCCGGTCAGGGCGATGGTGGTCATGCCCATGGCACGGGCCTGCTCGAAGGCGGCGACGACGTTCCTGGAGTTGCCGCTGGTGGAAAGGCCGAGCAGCACGCCGCCCGGCTCGCCATAGGCCTCGACCTGACGGGAGAAGACGGTGTCGTAGGAGTAATCGTTGGCCCAGGCGGTCAGCACGGCAGCGTTGGAGCTGAGGCAGATCGCCTTCAGGCCGCGCCGCTCCTTGAGGAAGCGCCCGACCAACTCACCGGTGATGTGCTGGGCGTCGGAGGCGGAGCCGCCATTGCCGCAGACCAGCAGCGCGCGGTTCTCCGCCAAGGCCGTGGAAACGGCGGCGATGGCCGCATTGAGCCGATCCGTCCCCAAATGGCTGGCTGTCCTGCGGAGAACGTCGATGCTGGAGCCGATATAGTCTGAGAATGTTTGAGGCGCTGTGATCTCGGCCACCATGGTCCTACAAGCCTTCCGTCAAATGGCATGCGGGATTGCCCCGTCCGCCCGTCCGAGTTCGTCATTCCTACGGATGTGCCATGGCTGTCAACCTGTGCCACGCACAGGGCAAAGCAAATTTGAGATGCTCGTCGGACAGTGGGGATCGCCGTTTCGTGTACAGCGCATATGAGGTATATGCTAGCCACATCATGCCGGCCGGCGCTGCCGGGAGTGTTCCAAGGCTGTCGCAATGCTGTTTGCGACCGCCCTGGAACGCCACTCCAAGCCAAGCAGGCGGCCTTAATCCCGGGGGCACCAGACACACGATGCTGTCCATGACGAACACAGTGCAGACGACACCCGATGGTGTGCCGCTTCATCCGCTTGTCGCTCCGGCAGTGGTGAACGCGATGACCAATTATCAGCGCTGTGCTGTCTGTGTCATGGACACCACGGACCCGCAGATCGTCTTCGACCAGAATGGTGTCTGCAATCACTGTCTTGGGTTCCGCCAGGAGGCTCCGCACGTCTGGCATCCCAATGACAGAGGGGTTGCGCATATCCGGGCCTGGGCCGCCAGGGTCAAAGAAGAAAACAAGAATAACGAGTACGACTGCATCATGGGTCTGAGCGGCGGTACGGACAGCACGTTCATGGCCGTGCAAGCGCACCGGCTGGGACTGCGTCCGTTGGTGGTGCATGTCGATACGGGCTGGAATTCTGAACTGGCCGTCAAGAACATTGAGAATGTCGTCCGTAAGCTCGGATTTGACCTCCACACGGAAGTGATCGATTGGGGGGAGATGAAGGACCTGCAGATCGCCTTTCTGCGCGCCGGTCTTGCCAACCAGGACACGCCTCAGGATCATGCCATCTTTGGGACCCTGTACAAACTAGCGATCTCCTCGGGCATCAAGCATCTGCTGAGCGGCATCAACTACGCCACCGAGTGCATTCTGCCGCGCGCCTGGGGGCACAACGCATTGGATGGGCGCCAGCTCCGGGCTGTTCACAAGCGCTTTGGGAAGCGGCCTTTGGCCACGTTTCCGGTGCTCTCATTTTCCGAATACTGCTCCTATCAATTCCGCTTTCCGCAGGCGAATTTCGAATCCTTTCCCATCTTGAACTTCATGCCTTACAGCAAGGCTGCCGCTATGGAGTTTCTGCAGAGCGAGTATGGATTCCGTGACTATGGCGCCAAGCACTATGAATCCCGTTTCACCAAGTTCTTCCAGAGTTATTTTCTTCCAGTGAAGTTCGGGTATGACAAGCGTCTGGCGCATCTTTCCAGCCTTGTCGTCACCGGCCAGATGAGCCGTGCGGAAGCTCTCGAACAGCTTGGCCGTCCTCCCTTCAAAGAGGCGGAGATCGAAGAGGACAAGACATTCTTCATCAAAAAGCTAGGCCTCACCCCCGAGGAATTCGAGGCGATCATGCAGGCGCCAAACCGCAGCTTCCAGGATTATCCAAACCACGCGGACAACATCCGTCAGATGAACGAGATCCGCAGCGGAATGTCGCAGCTTCATACGGATATGAAGGCGCTGCAAGAGCGCTGGAATGCCCTCAGCGCCGCGACCGATGCCTGATTTCGCAGCTTTCCGCGCCGTTCCTTCGTAAATCCGGTTCCGAGCCCTCATGATCCCCCTCGTCAATTTGAAGCGCCAGTACGCAAGCATCCGAGCCGATGTCGACAAGGCGGTGTCAGCCGTCCTGGAGCGGCAACACTTCATCAAAGGACCGGAGGTGGCGGCCTTCGAGAAGGCCTGGTGTGCCGCGCTCGGTGCGGCGCATGGCTATGGCTGTGCCAACGGAACGGCGGCCCTTGCCCTTGCGCTTGAAGCCCTTGGCATCGGGCCTGGAGACGAGGTGATCGTCCCGGCCCATACGTTCATCGCGTCCGCCGAAGCCATCTGCCATGTGGGGGCGACCCCGGTGTTTGCGGACATCCGGGCGTCCGACTACACGCTGGACGCCAATGCCCTGCCGCTCACCTCCCGAACCCGTGCCATCGTTCCGGTTCATATCTATGGCACCGCTTGCGACATGGCCGCTATTTCGATGGTCGCAGAACGCCATGGGTTGGTCGTTGTCGAGGACGCTGCTCAGGCGCATCTCGGCCGGTTTGATGGGCAAGCGTTGGGAACGCTGGGGGATGCCGGCAGCTTCAGCTTCTATCCTGGGAAAAATCTTGGCGCTTATGGTGATGCCGGCTTCGTGTTGGCCCGTGATGCGGCTGTCGCCGAGCGCATTGCTCGTCTGATCGATCATGGTCGGCGCAGCAAATATCTGCATGACATCGTCGGCTATAACCAGCGCATGGATGAACTCCAGGCTGCCGTGCTCCGGATCAAGCTCGCCCGATTGGAGGAGTGGACGTCCATGCGTCAGCAGGGGGCGCGCCGCTACGATGAGCGGCTCAAAGCTGCCGGCTTCAAGGTGCTGGAGGCGGATCCGAGGGCCGAGCCGGTTTATCACCTTTACGTCGTTGAATTGGCCAATCGTGATGAGACCATGCAGCGCTTGAAGACCGAGGGCATTGAAAGCGGCGTCCATTATCCGGTCCCTCTGCACCGCCAGCCGGCTTTCACGGAATTTGGGCTGAGGGATGGTGCCCTTCCGGTCACGGAGCGGGTGGCGGGCTGTGTGCTCAGCCTGCCGCTGTGCGGATCAATCACGCTCGACGAGGTGGATCAGGTCTGTGACGCCTTCTTGGAGGTGGCGCGGCCATGCTGAGCTCCGATACGGCCGAGCCTCCTTTCGCCGGCATCAACATCCTCTATTCCTTCCACAATGATCCCCGCTATATGCCGCCTGTGCGGCTGTCGGATCAGCAGGTTTTCTGCGGCCCGTTTTTCGAAACGAAATTCGAGAATGGCCGATGTGTGTCTTTGAAGACCCCGTTTGGGATGTATGACATGGCGGCGATCGCCGCCCAGCTTCCTCCTGAACAGAAGCCGGACCTGTTCTTGGTCAAGGCGGACGCTTCGCAGTTCAACTTCCCGCGCAACGTGGCCGCCCTCGGCTGTCCGACCGTCCTGT
The DNA window shown above is from Azospirillum sp. TSA2s and carries:
- a CDS encoding tetratricopeptide repeat protein encodes the protein MTASPAASGQPSGAPPLSLAVEAHMAGRLAEAAALYRRVLAQAPFEAKVWNNLAFALIDLGRIAEAERACRAAAALQPDYASPFIGLGNLDSAHDRFGAASRHWRRVMTLDPGQSEVAFNLGINLQNEGNAPEAAVWFQEAVERLAGRPSLLSQRLLCLNYLDLPGERLLDEHRRFEAAYGRRGQPLPPHANRPDPARRLRIGYLSVEFRTHLGGYFLTPLFDGHDRSAFEIHCYSNLPDGAGDRLTPYFKEKADGWHSVHGLDDAALAARVRADGIDILVDLAGHSGLNRLPALALRPAPVQMTWLGYPNTTGMEAVDYRLVDAISDPPGPADAHAAERLLRLPAPFLCFRPPADAPAVVPLPAEAAGVITFGSFNKLAKLSDGTIRLWAEVLRRTPASRLLLKDKPLDCADTAAALRVRFQEAGVDPARLILLGWTDDPAGHLGLYNRIDIALDPTPYNGTITTCDALWMGAPVVTLLGERHAARVGASLLASVGLADLIAATPERYAETAALLARDPARLRDLRVGMRNRLLGSALCDERRFVRGLEAAYRQSWRAWCAGQDREAGSGRMPA
- a CDS encoding SIS domain-containing protein, which gives rise to MVAEITAPQTFSDYIGSSIDVLRRTASHLGTDRLNAAIAAVSTALAENRALLVCGNGGSASDAQHITGELVGRFLKERRGLKAICLSSNAAVLTAWANDYSYDTVFSRQVEAYGEPGGVLLGLSTSGNSRNVVAAFEQARAMGMTTIALTGEGGGKLAGLSDILLDVPSRSTPLIQQAHLCLYHHLCERVEAQLAG
- a CDS encoding N-acetyl sugar amidotransferase → MTNTVQTTPDGVPLHPLVAPAVVNAMTNYQRCAVCVMDTTDPQIVFDQNGVCNHCLGFRQEAPHVWHPNDRGVAHIRAWAARVKEENKNNEYDCIMGLSGGTDSTFMAVQAHRLGLRPLVVHVDTGWNSELAVKNIENVVRKLGFDLHTEVIDWGEMKDLQIAFLRAGLANQDTPQDHAIFGTLYKLAISSGIKHLLSGINYATECILPRAWGHNALDGRQLRAVHKRFGKRPLATFPVLSFSEYCSYQFRFPQANFESFPILNFMPYSKAAAMEFLQSEYGFRDYGAKHYESRFTKFFQSYFLPVKFGYDKRLAHLSSLVVTGQMSRAEALEQLGRPPFKEAEIEEDKTFFIKKLGLTPEEFEAIMQAPNRSFQDYPNHADNIRQMNEIRSGMSQLHTDMKALQERWNALSAATDA
- a CDS encoding DegT/DnrJ/EryC1/StrS aminotransferase family protein, encoding MIPLVNLKRQYASIRADVDKAVSAVLERQHFIKGPEVAAFEKAWCAALGAAHGYGCANGTAALALALEALGIGPGDEVIVPAHTFIASAEAICHVGATPVFADIRASDYTLDANALPLTSRTRAIVPVHIYGTACDMAAISMVAERHGLVVVEDAAQAHLGRFDGQALGTLGDAGSFSFYPGKNLGAYGDAGFVLARDAAVAERIARLIDHGRRSKYLHDIVGYNQRMDELQAAVLRIKLARLEEWTSMRQQGARRYDERLKAAGFKVLEADPRAEPVYHLYVVELANRDETMQRLKTEGIESGVHYPVPLHRQPAFTEFGLRDGALPVTERVAGCVLSLPLCGSITLDEVDQVCDAFLEVARPC